The Daucus carota subsp. sativus chromosome 2, DH1 v3.0, whole genome shotgun sequence genome includes a window with the following:
- the LOC108206577 gene encoding probable 3-hydroxyisobutyrate dehydrogenase, mitochondrial isoform X2: MTIYRVRSKLLSICNVISSSSFARFSTSSHIPPLLQRIGFVGLGNMGARMANNLIKAGYDVAVHDVNPNAMKLFSDRGILTKESPFEVTEASDVVITMLPSPKHVLDVYEGPNGLLQGGKQSRPWLFIDSSTIDPQTSRKVSEAVSDCSMEDKKVSMLDAPVSGGVMAAETATLTFMVGGSEEAYLAAKTLFLSMGKNTVYCGPTGTGSAAKICNNLAMGVSMLGVSEAFVLGQSLGIPADTLTKIINSSSARCWSSDSYNPVPGVMEGVPASRKYDGGFSSKLMAKDLKLAAASAQESGLKCPLTQQAETIFTELCDDGHAMKDFSCVFRHYYSGKDEL; the protein is encoded by the exons ATGACAATTTACAGAGTGCGATCGAAACTGCTATCTATTTGTAATGTCATCTCATCTTCTTCATTCGCTAGATTCTCCACTTCTTCTCATATCCCACCTCTGCTACAA AGAATTGGATTTGTTGGGCTTGGGAACATGGGTGCTCGGATGGCTAATAATTTGATCAAGGCAGGATATGATGTTGCTGTTCATGATGT CAATCCCAATGCCATGAAGTTGTTCTCGGATAGGGGAATTCTCACAAAAGAGTCACCATTTGAAGTTACCGAAGCAAGTGATGTTGTTATTACAATGTTGCCTTCTCCAAAACAT GTGTTGGATGTTTACGAGGGACCAAATGGTTTGCTTCAAGGTGGTAAACAGTCACGACCATGGTTATTTATAGATTCATCTACTATTGACCCCCAAACTTCGAGAAAGGTTTCTGAAGCTGTGTCTGATTGTTCCATGGAAGATAAGAAAG TATCTATGTTGGATGCTCCTGTATCTGGAGGTGTTATGGCTGCAGAGACTGCAACTCTGACTTTCATG GTTGGTGGCTCAGAGGAAGCTTATCTGGCTGCAAAAACCTTGTTTCTCTCAATGGGAAAGAACACAGTATATTGTGGCCCAACAGGAACTGGTTCG GCAGCAAAAATCTGCAACAATTTGGCAATGGGTGTGAGTATGCTTGGGGTGTCTGAAGCTTTTGTTCTGGGACAGTCGCTGGGAATTCCAGCTGACACTTTAACAAAGATAATCAACTCTTCAAGCGCTCGCTGTTGGAGTAG TGATTCTTATAATCCAGTGCCTGGAGTAATGGAAGGGGTGCCCGCTTCAAGGAAATATGATGGTGGATTTTCATCTAAGCTGATG GCGAAGGATTTGAAACTTGCTGCAGCATCAGCCCAGGAAAGTGGTCTTAAATGCCCATTGACACAGCAAGCAGAAACTAT ATTCACAGAGCTGTGTGATGACGGTCATGCAATGAAAGATTTCTCATGTGTTTTCCGACATTACTATTCTGGCAAGGACGAGCTATAA
- the LOC108206577 gene encoding probable 3-hydroxyisobutyrate dehydrogenase, mitochondrial isoform X1, protein MTIYRVRSKLLSICNVISSSSFARFSTSSHIPPLLQRIGFVGLGNMGARMANNLIKAGYDVAVHDVNPNAMKLFSDRGILTKESPFEVTEASDVVITMLPSPKHVRFSSIQVLDVYEGPNGLLQGGKQSRPWLFIDSSTIDPQTSRKVSEAVSDCSMEDKKVSMLDAPVSGGVMAAETATLTFMVGGSEEAYLAAKTLFLSMGKNTVYCGPTGTGSAAKICNNLAMGVSMLGVSEAFVLGQSLGIPADTLTKIINSSSARCWSSDSYNPVPGVMEGVPASRKYDGGFSSKLMAKDLKLAAASAQESGLKCPLTQQAETIFTELCDDGHAMKDFSCVFRHYYSGKDEL, encoded by the exons ATGACAATTTACAGAGTGCGATCGAAACTGCTATCTATTTGTAATGTCATCTCATCTTCTTCATTCGCTAGATTCTCCACTTCTTCTCATATCCCACCTCTGCTACAA AGAATTGGATTTGTTGGGCTTGGGAACATGGGTGCTCGGATGGCTAATAATTTGATCAAGGCAGGATATGATGTTGCTGTTCATGATGT CAATCCCAATGCCATGAAGTTGTTCTCGGATAGGGGAATTCTCACAAAAGAGTCACCATTTGAAGTTACCGAAGCAAGTGATGTTGTTATTACAATGTTGCCTTCTCCAAAACATGTAAG ATTCTCATCTATACAGGTGTTGGATGTTTACGAGGGACCAAATGGTTTGCTTCAAGGTGGTAAACAGTCACGACCATGGTTATTTATAGATTCATCTACTATTGACCCCCAAACTTCGAGAAAGGTTTCTGAAGCTGTGTCTGATTGTTCCATGGAAGATAAGAAAG TATCTATGTTGGATGCTCCTGTATCTGGAGGTGTTATGGCTGCAGAGACTGCAACTCTGACTTTCATG GTTGGTGGCTCAGAGGAAGCTTATCTGGCTGCAAAAACCTTGTTTCTCTCAATGGGAAAGAACACAGTATATTGTGGCCCAACAGGAACTGGTTCG GCAGCAAAAATCTGCAACAATTTGGCAATGGGTGTGAGTATGCTTGGGGTGTCTGAAGCTTTTGTTCTGGGACAGTCGCTGGGAATTCCAGCTGACACTTTAACAAAGATAATCAACTCTTCAAGCGCTCGCTGTTGGAGTAG TGATTCTTATAATCCAGTGCCTGGAGTAATGGAAGGGGTGCCCGCTTCAAGGAAATATGATGGTGGATTTTCATCTAAGCTGATG GCGAAGGATTTGAAACTTGCTGCAGCATCAGCCCAGGAAAGTGGTCTTAAATGCCCATTGACACAGCAAGCAGAAACTAT ATTCACAGAGCTGTGTGATGACGGTCATGCAATGAAAGATTTCTCATGTGTTTTCCGACATTACTATTCTGGCAAGGACGAGCTATAA
- the LOC108209721 gene encoding LRR receptor-like serine/threonine-protein kinase GHR1, with product MEFFRLLVVTCVLVSAMGQLPSQDILTLLEFKKGITHDPTGYVVDSWNEESIDFNGCPASWNGIVCNGVKVAGVVLDNLGLSANVDLSVFSNLTMLVKLSMANNSISGKIPNNIGDFKGLVYLDISDNLFFSSIPPGIGDLGSLQNLSLAGNNFSGSIPDSISGLSSIQSLDFSRNSLSGELPSSLIELTNLVYLNLSLNGFEKKIPKGFDAMVNLKVFDLHGNSLDGNLDAEFLLLTTAVHVDLSGNLLSSSSSQKQKFLPGLSDTIEYLNLSGNQLTGSLLSGGEPQVFENLRVLDLSHNDLSGELPGFNFVYELQVLKLSNNKFSGFIPNDLLKGDSSVLTELDLSGNNLSGPISMITATTLHTLNLSSNKLSGDLPLLTGNCAVLDLSNNLFEGNLTKLLKWGNIEYLDLSGNRLTGPIPTVTAQFLRLNHLNLSHNSLSSSLPKVITTFPKLTVLDLSYNQLDGRLIPTLLTFPTLQELHLENNKLSGSVEFPVSSSAEPSLHVLDLSLNQLSGYFPDGFGSLTGLHDLNLAGNNFSGSLPTSIGDISSLSSLDISQNHFTGPLPKNFPDSLEHFNASYNDLSGVVPENLRKFPSSSFFPGNSDLQFPNPPPGSTPTEAGHHHKKPIKKIVKVLVIIACVIAVIFFILLAVLIHYMRIRKTRQQSVTSKDIHRQVQHNPSGMGARVGGGGLVVSAEDLMTSHKGSSSEIISPDEKMAVITGFSPSKNSHFSWSPESGDSYTADLSRLDVRSPDRLGGELYFLDDTISFSPEELSRAPAEVLGRSSHGTSYRATLDNGVFLTVKWLREGVAKQRKDFAKEAKKFSNIRHPNVVGLRGYYWGPTQHEKLILSDYISPGSLSSFLYDRPGRKGPPLTWAQRLKIAVDVARGLNYLHFDRAVPHGNLKATNVLLDGPDLNARVADYCLHRLMTQAGTIEQILDAGVLGYRAPELAASKKPLPSFKSDVYAFGVILMELLTGKCAGDVVSGDGGGVDLTDWVRLRVTEGRGSDCFDAALAPELINPASEKGSKEVLGIALRCIRSVSERPGIKTIYEDLSSI from the exons ATGGAGTTTTTTAGACTTTTAGTGGTGACATGTGTTCTAGTATCTGCAATGGGACAGCTTCCTTCACAGGACATTTTGACTCTATTAGAATTTAAGAAAGGAATTACTCATGACCCAACAGGTTATGTAGTTGATTCATGGAATGAGGAGTCTATTGACTTCAATGGATGTCCTGCATCGTGGAATGGGATTGTTTGCAATGGTGTTAAGGTTGCTGGGGTTGTCCTTGATAACCTGGGATTATCTGCAAATGTGGATTTAAGTGTGTTCTCAAACCTCACAATGCTTGTCAAGCTCTCAATGGCGAACAATTCTATATCTGGGAAAATCCCCAACAACATAGGTGATTTCAAAGGTCTTGTATATCTGGACATATCAGATAATCTGTTCTTTTCATCTATACCACCTGGGATTGGTGACTTGGGCAGTTTGCAGAACCTATCTCTAGCTGGCAATAATTTTTCTGGCTCAATCCCAGATTCAATTTCTGGGCTTAGTTCAATCCAATCTTTGGACTTCAGTCGCAATTCCTTATCGGGGGAATTGCCGTCATCGTTGATAGAGTTAACAAATTTGGTATATCTAAATTTGTCTCTTAATggttttgaaaagaaaattccAAAAGGATTTGATGCAATGGTGAATCTTAAGGTATTTGACTTGCATGGCAACTCTTTAGATGGTAATCTTGATGCAGAATTCCTGCTTCTTACTACTGCAGTGCATGTTGATCTGAGTGGTAATTTGCTTTCGAGTTCTAGTTCTCAAAAGCAGAAGTTTTTACCTGGTCTTTCAGATACTATAGAGTACTTAAATCTTAGTGGTAACCAGCTTACAGGATCTCTTCTAAGTGGGGGTGAGCCGCAGGTGTTTGAAAACTTAAGAGTCTTGGATCTAAGTCACAATGACTTATCTGGAGAATTGCCtggatttaattttgtttatgaacTCCAGGTCCTGAAGCTCAGCAACAATAAATTTTCTGGGTTCATTCCCAACGACCTCCTTAAAGGAGATTCATCAGTGTTGACTGAATTGGATTTGAGTGGCAACAACCTCTCAG GACCAATAAGCATGATTACAGCAACGACTTTGCACACCCTTAACCTCTCCTCAAATAAACTGTCTGGTGATCTTCCATTGTTGACTGGAAATTGTGCAGTGCTTGATCTGTCAAATAATCTGTTTGAAGGAAATTTAACCAAACTACTTAAATGGGGAAACATTGAATATCTTGACCTTAGCGGAAATCGTTTGACAGGGCCCATCCCTACGGTTACTGCACAGTTTTTGCGTTTAAATCACCTCAATCTCTCACATAATTCTTTAAGCAGTTCTCTCCCAAAGGTCATTACAACTTTCCCGAAACTTACGGTCCTTGATCTCAGTTATAACCAATTAGATGGTCGTCTTATACCTACTTTATTGACATTTCCTACATTGCAAGAACTGCATCTAGAGAACAATAAACTTTCTGGAAGTGTTGAGTTTCCTGTCTCTTCCTCTGCTGAACCCAGTCTTCATGTTCTTGACCTATCTCTTAATCAACTTAGTGGCTATTTTCCTGACGGTTTTGGTTCATTGACTGGACTTCATGATCTCAACCTGGCGGGAAATAATTTCTCAGGTTCACTACCAACCTCCATTGGTGACATCAGCTCCCTTAGCTCTTTAGACATCTCCCAAAATCATTTCACTGGTCCTCTGCCAAAGAACTTCCCTGATAGTTTAGAACATTTTAATGCATCATACAATGACCTCTCTGGAGTTGTCCCAGAAAATTTGAGAAAATTTCCATCTTCATCCTTCTTCCCTGGAAATTCTGATTTACAATTTCCCAATCCTCCTCCTGGATCAACTCCCACTGAAGCTGGACATCACCACAAGAAaccaattaaaaaaattgtcaaaGTGTTGGTGATAATTGCTTGTGTTATTGCTGTCATATTTTTTATCCTGCTTGCCGTTTTAATTCATTACATGCGCATTCGGAAAACCCGTCAGCAAAGTGTTACAAGCAAAGACATCCACAGGCAGGTCCAACATAATCCATCTGGCATGGGTGCAAGAGTTGGCGGAGGTGGTCTGGTAGTTTCAGCGGAGGACCTTATGACATCACATAAAGGATCGTCTTCTGAAATAATTAGTCCTGATGAAAAAATGGCAGTAATAACTGGATTCTCACCCTCTAAGAACAGTCATTTCTCGTGGTCACCAGAGTCTGGAGACTCATATACTGCTGATCTGTCTAGATTAGATGTAAGATCACCAGATCGTCTGGGTGGCGAGCTGTATTTTCTTGATGATACAATTTCTTTCTCACCTGAAGAACTATCAAGGGCCCCAGCAGAAGTATTGGGAAGAAGCAGCCATGGGACTTCTTACAGGGCAACACTGGATAATGGGGTCTTTTTGACTGTGAAGTGGTTGAGAGAAGGAGTGGCAAAGCAGCGGAAGGATTTTGCGAAGGAGGCTAAGAAATTTTCTAATATTAGACATCCTAACGTGGTTGGCTTGAGAGGTTATTATTGGGGGCCTACACAGCATGAGAAGCTCATTCTTTCAGATTATATATCACCAGGAAGTCTTTCAAGTTTTCTTTATG ATCGTCCGGGAAGAAAAGGCCCCCCACTAACCTGGGCTCAGAGACTCAAAATTGCAGTTGATGTTGCACGTGGCCTGAATTATCTCCATTTTGACCGTGCTGTTCCACATGGAAACCTTAAAGCAACTAATGTACTCTTAGATGGTCCAGATCTCAATGCACGTGTTGCTGATTACTGCCTCCACCGCCTCATGACTCAAGCAGGCACTATCGAACAAATTCTTGATGCTGGGGTTCTTGGTTATCGTGCACCCGAGTTGGCTGCTTCCAAAAAGCCATTGCCTTCTTTCAAGTCAGATGTTTATGCATTTGGAGTGATTTTAATGGAGCTTTTGACTGGGAAGTGTGCTGGTGATGTGGTTTCTGGTGATGGTGGTGGGGTTGATTTAACAGACTGGGTGCGGCTAAGGGTAACAGAAGGTCGTGGTTCAGATTGCTTTGATGCTGCGTTGGCTCCAGAACTGATAAATCCAGCTTCAGAAAAAGGGTCAAAGGAAGTTCTTGGCATAGCTCTGAGATGCATACGGTCTGTATCTGAGAGACCAGGAATCAAGACCATATACGAAGATCTTTCGTCCATATAG
- the LOC108208128 gene encoding obg-like ATPase 1, whose translation MPPKAANKSKEAAAEKPILGRFSSHLKIGIVGMPNVGKSTLFNTLTKLSIPAENYPFCTIEPNEARVYIPDERFKWLCQLYKPSSEVAAFLEIHDIAGLVKGAHEGQGLGNNFLSHIRAVDGIFHVLRAFDDPEITHVDDTVDPVRDLETISQELRLKDLEFMARRLEDLEKSMKRSNDKKLKIEHELSLKVKSWLEEKKDVRLGEWKAADIEILNTFQLLTAKPVVYLANVSERDYQRKKNKFLPKIHAWVQEHGGEIMIPFSCVLERNLADMPPDEAAKYCKENELQSALPKIIKTGFSAINLIYFFTAGPDEVKCWQIRRQTKAPQAAGTIHTDFERGFICAEVMKFEDLKELGSEAAVKAAGKYRQEGKMYVVQDGDIIYFKFNVTNGAKK comes from the exons ATGCCACCGAAAGCAGCAAATAAATCCAAGGAAGCAGCCGCCGAGAAGCCGATTCTCGGTCGCTTTTCATCTCACCTCAAGATTGGAATC GTAGGGATGCCAAATGTTGGCAAATCTACTCTTTTTAACACGCTCACAAAATTGTCTATACCAGCAGAGAACTACCCCTTCTGTACCATCGAACCCAATGAGGCCCGAGTGTACATTCCTGATGAGAGGTTTAAATGGCTTTGCCAGTTGTATAAACCAAGCAGTGAG GTAGCAGCTTTTCTAGAAATCCATGATATTGCTGGGCTGGTTAAAGGCGCTCATGAAGGTCAAGGACTTGGAAACAATTTCCTGTCTCACATTCGTGCGGTTGATGGCATTTTCCATGTCTTAC GTGCTTTTGATGATCCTGAAATTACACATGTTGATGACACTGTTGATCCTGTGAGGGATCTAGAGACCATTAGTCAAGAACTACGGCTCAAg GATCTCGAGTTCATGGCAAGAAGATTAGAGGATTTGGAGAAAAGCATGAAGAGGAGCAATGAcaagaaattaaaaatagagCATGAGTTGTCACTTAAG gtCAAAAGCTGGCTCGAGGAGAAAAAGGATGTTCGTTTAGGAGAATGGAAAGCTGCTGACATTGAGATATTGAATACTTTTCAATTGCTGACCGCCAAACCTGTGGTTTACTTG GCAAATGTGAGCGAGAGAGATtatcaaagaaagaaaaacaagtTTCTTCCAAAGATTCATGCTTG gGTGCAGGAGCATGGGGGTGAAATTATGATCCCTTTCAGTTGTGTGCTAGAAAGAAATCTTGCTGATATGCCTCCGGATGAAGCTGCAAAATATTGCAAGGAGAATGAGTTGCAAAG TGCACTCCCAAAGATCATCAAAACTGGATTCTCGGCAATCAATCTCATATACTTTTTTACAGCGGGTCCTGATGAA GTGAAGTGCTGGCAAATTAGGCGTCAAACAAAGGCTCCCCAGGCTGCTGGAACAATCCATACTGATTTTGAGAGAGGATTTATTTGTGCGGAG GTAATGAAATTTGAGGATCTTAAAGAACTCGGTAGTGAAGCTGCTGTGAAG GCTGCAGGGAAGTATAGACAGGAAGGAAAGATGTATGTTGTCCAGGATGGAGACATCATCTATTTCAAGTTTAATGTAACTAATGGAGCGAAGAAGTGA